GTCATGAACCCGATCGACCATCCGCACGGCGGCGGTGAAGGCCGCACCTCGGGCGGCCGCCACCCGGTCACCCCGTGGGGCAAGCCGACCAAGGGCAAGAAGACCCGCACCAACAAGTCGACCAACAAGTTCATTCTCATCAGCCGCCACAAGCGGAAGAAGAAGTAAGGATCGCCGGACATGGTACGTTCAGTCTGGAAAGGCCCGTTCGTTGAAGGCTCTCTGCTCAAGAAGGCAGATGCAGCCCGCGCGTCTGGCCGTCACGACGTCATCAAGATCTGGAGCCGCCGCTCGACGATCCTGCCGCAGTTCGTGGGTCTGACCTTCGGCGTCTACAACGGCCAGAAGCACGTTCCGGTCGCCGTGAACGAGGAAATGGTCGGCCACAAGTTCGGCGAGTTCTCGCCGACCCGCACTTTCCATGGCCATTCGGGCGATAAGAAAGCCAAGAAGGCTTGAGGACTAAGTCATGAGCAAACCAAAGCGCGAACGCGCCCTTTCGGAGAATGAAGCCAAGGCGGTTGCCCGCATGCTTCGCGTGAGCCCGCAGAAGCTCAATCTTGTCGCGCAACTGATCCGCGGCAAGAAGGCTGCTTCCGCGCTGGCCGACCTGCAATTCTCGCGCAAGCGGATCGCGGTCGACGTCAAGAAGTGCCTCGAATCCGCGATCGCCAACGCCGAAAACAACCATGACCTCGATGTTGACGCGCTGGTCGTCTCCGAGGCGCATGTCGGCAACGGCATCGTGATGAAGCGTTTCGCACCGCGCGGCCGTGGCCGTTCGGGCCGTGTCTATAAACCGTTCTCGCAGCTGACGATCGTTGTCCGTCAGGTCGAGGCCGAGGCGAGCGCTTAAAGAGCGCAGGAGAAAACGATGGGTCAAAAGATCAATCCAATCGGGCTGCGTCTCGGCATCAACCGGACCTGGGATTCCCGTTGGTTCGCCGGCAAGGGCGAATACGCCAAGCTCCTCCACGAGGACGTGCGGATTCGCGAAGTGCTGATGAAGGAACTGAAGCAGGCGGCCGTGGCGCGCATCGTGATCGAGCGCCCGCACAAGAAGTGCCGCGTTTCGGTTTACTCGGCGCGCCCCGGCGTGGTGATCGGCAAGAAGGGCGCCGACATCGACAAGCTGAAGAAGAAGGTCGCGGAGATCACCCAGTCCGACGTCGTCATCAACATCGTCGAAATCCGCAAGCCGGAACTCGACGCGACGCTGGTCGCCGAATCGATCGCCCAGCAGCTCGAGCGCCGCGTGGCGTTCCGCCGCGCGATGAAGCGGGCGGTTCAGTCGGCGATGCGTCTCGGCGCGCAGGGCATTCGTATCAACTGCTCGGGCCGTCTCGGCGGCGCGGAAATCGCGCGCATGGAATGGTACCGCGAAGGCCGCGTGCCGCTGCACACGCTGCGCGCGGACGTCGATTACGGCGTGGCCACCGCGTTCACCACGTTCGGCACCTGCGGCGTGAAGGTCTGGCTCTTCAAGGGCGAGATCCTCGAGCACGATCCGATGGCGCAGGACAAGCGCCTGAACGACACCAGCGGCGGTGACAGCCGTCCGCGTCGCGACGCGGCGTGATTGAAATCGCATGACCCCGAAAAGTGGATACCGGTTTTCGGATCAGGTCATGCTCAAAGGTAAGAAGGTTTGAGGGCGTAAAGCCATGATGCAACCCAAGAAGACCAAGTTCCGCAAGGCGCACAAGGGCCGTATCCACGGCGTCGCCTCGTCGGGCGCGACGTTGTCCTTCGGCCAGTTCGGCCTGAAGGCGATGGCGCCGGAGCGCATCACTGCGCGCCAGATCGAAGCCGCGCGCCGCGCGCTGACCCGCCACATGAAGCGTGTCGGCCGCGTGTGGATCCGCGTGTTCCCCGATCTTCCGGTGTCGAAGAAGCCCGCCGAAGTCCGTATGGGCTCGGGCAAGGGTTCGCCGGAATTGTGGGTGGCGCGGGTGAAGCCGGGCCGCATCCTGTTCGAGATCGACGGCGTCAACGACCAGATCGCGCGTGAGGCGCTGTCGCTCGCGGCCGCCAAGCTTCCGATCAAGACGCGCTTCGTCGCACGTATCGCGGAGTAACGAGATGGCACACAAAGCTGAAGACGTCCGTGCGATGAGCGCCGACCAGATGGAGGATGCGATCCTCAATCTGAAGAAGGAGCGGTTCAACCTGCGCTTCCAGCGGGCCACCGGCCAGCTCGAGAACACCTCGCGCCTGCGCGAAGCTCGCCGCGAAATCGCACGCATCAAGACCATCGCTGCGCAGAAACGCGCCGCGGACAGCAAGAAGAAGTAAGGGGCGAGCCAGATGCCGAAGCGTACTCTCCAGGGCGTCGTCGTCAGCGACAAGCAGGACAAGACCGTTGTCGTGCGTGTCGACCGCCGCTTCACCCATCCGATCTACAAGAAGACCATTCGCCGGTCCAAGAACTACCATGCGCACGACGAGAACAATCAGTTCAAGGCGGGCGACACGGTCTGGATCGAGGAGAGCAAGCCGCTCTCGAAGCTGAAGCGCTGGACTGTCGTCCGGGGCGAAGACAAGAAAACCGCTTGAGAAACGTCCGGCATCCGCCGGATCGCTCTTGGGCAAACCGTTTGAAATAGGCACGAAAACCGATTTCGGGATCGTGCTGTTAAGCGCTCTAGCGCATAGAAAGAGGACGAGGTGCATCAATGATTCAGATGCAGACCAACCTCGACGTGGCCGATAATTCCGGCGCGCGCCGTGTCATGTGCATCAAGGTGCTTGGAGGTTCCAAGCGCCGTTACGCCACCGTTGGCGACATCATCGTCGTGTCCATCAAGGAAGCCATTCCGCGCGGAAAGGTGAAGAAGGGCGACGTGATGAAGGCCGTGGTCGTGCGTGTTGCGAAGGACATTCGCCGCGCCGACGGTTCGGTGATCCGTTTCGACCGCAACGCCGCCGTGCTGGTGAACAACCAGTCCGAGCCGGTCGGCACCCGTATCTTCGGGCCGGTGCCGCGCGAGCTGCGCGCCAAGAACCACATGAAGATCATCTCGCTTGCGCCGGAGGTGCTGTAATGGCCGCCAAGATCCGCAAAGGCGACAAGGTCGTCGTTCTGACCGGCCGCGACAAGGGTCGTACCGGCGAAGTGTTCGAGGTGCGTCCGTCGGAAGGCCGCGCGCTGGTTCGTGGCGTCAACCTGGTGAAGCGTCACCAGAAGCAGACGCAAGCGCAGGAGGGCGGCATCATCTCCAAGGAGAGCCCGATCCACCTGTCGAACATCGCGCTCGTCGGCAAGGACGGCAAGCCGACCCGCGTCGGTTTCAAGATTCAGAAGGATGGCACCAAGGTGCGCATCGCCAAGAGCTCGGGAGCTGAGATCGATGGCTGAGACATATATTCCGCGCCTGCGCACGGTGTATGACCGCGACATCCGCGGCAAGCTGACCGAGCAGTTCGGCCTGACCAATGCGATGCAGGTTCCGCGCCTGGACAAGGTCGTGCTCAACATGGGCATCGGCGAGGCCGTCAACGACCGCAAGAAGGTCGAGCTGGCCGCGAACGATCTCGCGCTGATCGCAGGTCAGAAGCCGATCGTGACCCATTCGCGCAAGGCGATCGCGACCTTCAAGCTGCGCGAAGGCCAGGCCATTGGCGCCAAGGTCACGCTGCGCAAGGCGAAGATGTACGAGTTCATCGACCGCCTCATCAACGTGGCCCTGCCGCGCGTGCGCGACTTCCGCGGCCTCAACCCCAAGAGCTTCGACGGCCGCGGCAATTATTCGCTCGGCCTGAAAGAGCACATCGTGTTTCCGGAAATCGACTACGACAAGTCGGGCGAGAGCTGGGGCATGGACATCACGGTTTGCACCACCGCCGCCAACGACGAGCAGGCGAGGGCGCTGTTGACCGCATTCAATTTCCCGTTCCGGCAGTGAGACGCTGAGCCAGGCGTTTCAGACGCGGAAAGGTATGGAGACTATCGAATGGCTAAGAAGAGTTCGATCGAGAAGAATAACCGGCGTCAGAAGATGACGAAGAATGCCGCCGCCAAGCGCGCGCGGCTGAAGGCGATCATCTCCGACAAGACGAAGCCGATGGAAGAGCGTTTCGCCGCGACCATCAAGCTTGCCGAGATGCCGCGCAATTCGTCTGCGACCCGCATCAAGAACCGCTGCGAGATCAGCGGCCGGCCCCACGCGGTCTATCGCAAGACCAAGATGAGCCGCATCGCGATCCGCGACTTCGGGTCCCGGGGTCTGATCCCGGGTCTCGTGAAGTCGAGCTGGTAAGGAGGGGCGCATGTCAACGCACGATCCGATCAGCGATCTCATCACCCGCATCCGCAACGCGCAGATGCGCTCCAAGTCCAAGGTTTCGACCCCGGGCTCGAAGATGCGCGCCAACGTTCTCGAAGTGCTGAAGTCCGAGGGTTACATCCGCGGCTACGCCAGCGTCGAGCACAAGAGCGGCCACAACGAGCTTGAGATCGAGCTGAAGTATTTCGACGGCGAGCCGGTCATCAAGGAGATCGAGCGCGTGTCGAAGCCGGGCCGCCGGGTTTACGCGTCGGTGAAGAACCTGCCGCGCGTCAAGAACGGGCTTGGCATTTCGGTGCTGTCGACGCCGAAGGGAATCATGGCTGACCACGCCGCGCGCGACGCGAATGTGGGCGGCGAAATTCTCTTCACGGTATTCTGAGGAAGGACGAAACATGTCACGCGTAGGCAAACGGCCGGTCGCGATCGCCTCGGGCGTTACCGCGAATATCGACGGCCAGACCGTCAAGGTGAAGGGCCCGAAGGGTACGCTTCAGTTCACCGTGCACGACGACGTGTCGGTGGAATTGAAGGACAACGTGATCCGCGTCGCGCCGCGCTTCGAGACCAAGCGTGCGCAGTCGCTGTACGGCACCGCGCGCGCCCAGATCGCGAATCTCGTCGAGGGCGTCACCAAGGGTTTCGAGAAG
The nucleotide sequence above comes from [Pseudomonas] carboxydohydrogena. Encoded proteins:
- the rpsS gene encoding 30S ribosomal protein S19, which codes for MVRSVWKGPFVEGSLLKKADAARASGRHDVIKIWSRRSTILPQFVGLTFGVYNGQKHVPVAVNEEMVGHKFGEFSPTRTFHGHSGDKKAKKA
- the rplV gene encoding 50S ribosomal protein L22, translating into MSKPKRERALSENEAKAVARMLRVSPQKLNLVAQLIRGKKAASALADLQFSRKRIAVDVKKCLESAIANAENNHDLDVDALVVSEAHVGNGIVMKRFAPRGRGRSGRVYKPFSQLTIVVRQVEAEASA
- the rpsC gene encoding 30S ribosomal protein S3, which produces MGQKINPIGLRLGINRTWDSRWFAGKGEYAKLLHEDVRIREVLMKELKQAAVARIVIERPHKKCRVSVYSARPGVVIGKKGADIDKLKKKVAEITQSDVVINIVEIRKPELDATLVAESIAQQLERRVAFRRAMKRAVQSAMRLGAQGIRINCSGRLGGAEIARMEWYREGRVPLHTLRADVDYGVATAFTTFGTCGVKVWLFKGEILEHDPMAQDKRLNDTSGGDSRPRRDAA
- the rplP gene encoding 50S ribosomal protein L16, with amino-acid sequence MMQPKKTKFRKAHKGRIHGVASSGATLSFGQFGLKAMAPERITARQIEAARRALTRHMKRVGRVWIRVFPDLPVSKKPAEVRMGSGKGSPELWVARVKPGRILFEIDGVNDQIAREALSLAAAKLPIKTRFVARIAE
- the rpmC gene encoding 50S ribosomal protein L29 encodes the protein MAHKAEDVRAMSADQMEDAILNLKKERFNLRFQRATGQLENTSRLREARREIARIKTIAAQKRAADSKKK
- the rpsQ gene encoding 30S ribosomal protein S17, whose translation is MPKRTLQGVVVSDKQDKTVVVRVDRRFTHPIYKKTIRRSKNYHAHDENNQFKAGDTVWIEESKPLSKLKRWTVVRGEDKKTA
- the rplN gene encoding 50S ribosomal protein L14 encodes the protein MIQMQTNLDVADNSGARRVMCIKVLGGSKRRYATVGDIIVVSIKEAIPRGKVKKGDVMKAVVVRVAKDIRRADGSVIRFDRNAAVLVNNQSEPVGTRIFGPVPRELRAKNHMKIISLAPEVL
- the rplX gene encoding 50S ribosomal protein L24; the encoded protein is MAAKIRKGDKVVVLTGRDKGRTGEVFEVRPSEGRALVRGVNLVKRHQKQTQAQEGGIISKESPIHLSNIALVGKDGKPTRVGFKIQKDGTKVRIAKSSGAEIDG
- the rplE gene encoding 50S ribosomal protein L5; its protein translation is MAETYIPRLRTVYDRDIRGKLTEQFGLTNAMQVPRLDKVVLNMGIGEAVNDRKKVELAANDLALIAGQKPIVTHSRKAIATFKLREGQAIGAKVTLRKAKMYEFIDRLINVALPRVRDFRGLNPKSFDGRGNYSLGLKEHIVFPEIDYDKSGESWGMDITVCTTAANDEQARALLTAFNFPFRQ
- the rpsN gene encoding 30S ribosomal protein S14, whose translation is MAKKSSIEKNNRRQKMTKNAAAKRARLKAIISDKTKPMEERFAATIKLAEMPRNSSATRIKNRCEISGRPHAVYRKTKMSRIAIRDFGSRGLIPGLVKSSW
- the rpsH gene encoding 30S ribosomal protein S8 translates to MSTHDPISDLITRIRNAQMRSKSKVSTPGSKMRANVLEVLKSEGYIRGYASVEHKSGHNELEIELKYFDGEPVIKEIERVSKPGRRVYASVKNLPRVKNGLGISVLSTPKGIMADHAARDANVGGEILFTVF